GTGTCCGCGTGCGTGAGGATGGTGGCATGGGCAGCAACTACAGTTTCTCAATGAACGGTTTCTCGGGCAATCAAGTGAAGTTTTTTCTTGACGGCATGCCCATGGACCATTTCGGCTCCAGTTTCAGTCTGGCCAGCATCTCGGCCAGTCTTGCCGATCGCATTGAGGTGTATAAGGGAGTGCTGCCCGTGTCGTTGGGTACCGATGCGCTGGGAGGAGCCGTCAACATCGTGTCGCGTGTGAATGCCAACTATCTCGATGCCTCTTACAGCATGGGCTCGTTTGGCACCCATCGTGTCAGTCTCGATGGTGCCTACACCGATTGCGCCAGCGGTTTCACGGTGCGCACAAATGCCTTCTTCAATTATTCGGACAACGACTATAAGGTAGATGCCCCCATTGTAGACCTTTCCACTGGCCTTACCATTGGTCAGCAACGAGTCAGACGGTTCAATGATCGTTACCATTCCATGGGTCTTCGGTTTGAGACGGGCTTGGTCAATAAAAGTTGGGCCGACTATCTTCTATTTGGCGTTATTGCCTCCGAGAACCGGAAGCAGATTCAGACAGGTGCCACGATGGATGCCGTTTATGGAGATGTGAAACAGCATAGCTATTCGCTGATTCCAAGTCTGCGCTATAAGAAGACCGACCTGTTTACACCTGGCATGGACCTTTCTCTCTTTGCCACTTATAATATGGTGAATGACTACAACACCGATACTGCTCAAGTTCGATACAACTGGTCGGGCGAACAGGCAGTGTCTAACAGTCGGGGTGAGGGCTATCTGACCGATGCCACTATCCACAATCGTGAGTGGCAGGCCATGGCCAATCTCAACTATGTCATTGACCGCTATCAAAGTCTGACGCTGAACCATGTGTTTACCACCCTTCGTCACAGGCAGGACGATGCCGAACATCCTGAGTATCCATTGAACAATGTGGCACAGAAACTGACAAAAAATATTACAGGCTTGGGATATCAGGTACGAGTGGGCCGTTGGACGGCAAATGTCTTTGGTAAGTACTATCAGATGCATTCCTCAACTCATAAGCTGTTAGACCAGTTCCTTGCCACAGAGCGATATGAGCAAGTGAGTGCCGACAAACGCCAGTTGGGCTATGGTGCTGCTACCACCTACTTCCTGTTGCCAGGATTGCAGGCCAAACTGAGTTTTGAGCAGACCTATCGCATGCCAGAAGCCCTTGAACTCTTTGGCGACGGTTTCCTCCAGAAAAGTAACACCGATTTGAGGCCCGAGAGTTCAAAGAATCTGAATGCAGGCCTGTTGTTTGACCATCGTTTCGGTCTCCACCATGTCATGGCTGAGGCTAATTATATCTACCGATACACCAAAGATTTTATCTACAAGGGAATCAGTCTGACGAACAATCCTACTACAGCTTACGAGAATATTGGCAAGGCTATTACCCATGGCATCGAGACCAGCGTTCAGTACGACTACAGCAAAACGGCCCATGCCGGTTTTAACCTGACCTGGCAGGACATTAAAGACCGTCAGAAAACAGACGAAGCCACCAACTCCTACGTGAGCAACGGCATTACTGAAAACCTGACCTATGGCCAGCGCATGCCTAACATTCCATACTTCTTCGTGAACGGCGACCTGAGTTGGAACTTCCACAATCTTCTGGCCAGAGGAAACACCCTCACATTGGCCTACGATTGCCACTATGTGTATAAGTACTATCTGAGTTTCCCCGGACTAGGACGCCCCGACAGTAAGAAATATATTCCTACACAGTTTTCACACAATGCCTCAATCACCTATTTGATGGCAGGAGGAAAATACAGCATAGGCATGGAATGCAACAATCTTTCCAACGAAGCCCTCTACGACAACTACCGACTGCAGAAGCCCGGACGTTCTGTAGCTATGAAATTCCGCTTGTATCTCTCTAAAATGTAGGAAGTTAAATTAATTCAAGAAAAATGAAACACTTTATTTATATATGCATAGTCATAGCTGCGCTCGGCCCCCTGTTGGCATCTTGCGACAGCGATATGGGCAGCACCGAAGTTCCCTATCAGCCCTATGTGATGGCACTGGGCATAACAGCCAACAATACCACTACCTATTATGTAGTGAACACCGCCGACCTCATGCGCACCGAAGGCACCATCAATGCCTTGGGCAACGGCATCGAACAGACCGGTTATCGTGACTATCAGCAAGCCGGACAAACAGTATTCTCTATTGGAGGCATGGGCGTTACCAGCGCTACAGGCGTTCAGCGCGATGCCGACGGCTTTATTCAGGAACGGGGACGTTTCGTGTTTAATGACACCCCCATTGGATTCTGCCAGGTAGATGACCATCACATGGCAGCCCTCGAACTGCCCACATCAACGAGCAAGGGTGGACGGCTGACTTTCTATACCGTTGACATCAACACCCTCGAACTCACCAACAAAGTGACCACCACCCCCGTGGCCCCCATGGACACCCACGACTGGCCCTACGTTACGGGCATGGAGTATGCCGGCGGGCATCTCTATGTGAGCTACGAGCCCATGAATCCCAACACCTTTGCCTCCGATTATGCTGATACTGCCTTTGTGGCCGTCTATTCTTATCCCGACTGCCAGTTCCGGGGCCTTATCAAGGATGTGCGCTTTGGCAATATAGGCTCGTGGAATGCCTTCAACGGACTACAGAAAGACGAGCATGGCGACCTCTATGCCATGTCCAACACCTCCATGGCCAACGGCTTTTCCCAGTCGCCCACTCACTGCGGCTTTCTCCGCATCAAGGCCGGGCAACTGCAGTTCGATCCCACCTACGCCTTCGACTTTGAGGCTCTCACCGGTCAGAAGGTGGCCCATTGGCTCTATCTGGGCGGTGGCAAGGCCTTTGCCGAGGTGACCACCCGTTTGGATGCGCCCGCTTGGAGCGATGCCGACTTGAAATGTTGTATCATCGATTTGGTAAATAAAACCTCCACCGATGTGGCCGGAATACCCGTTCACAATGGCAACGGCGGTCGCCGTTTTGCCTGCTTTTCCGAGAACGGCTTTGTCTATACCCCTATAGCCACCGCCGATGGCGTTTATATTTATCGAACAGATATAGCAACAGCCAAGGCCCAGCGTGGAGCCAGAGTAGAAGCCAGTTTCGTGGCAGGAGTATTCAGGGTGGAATAGAACTAATTAACGTTACCATAGATAATGCCCTTCGAGAGTTTATATTGCTCTTGGAGGGCTTTAAATGTTTATAGGCTTTTATTATATATGTACGCACGTAAAGGCTAAATGTTGAAATAATGTTAATTGTTATACGATTCTTTTCTTCAAATTTGCTTTGAGTATATAATATTTCTACTTTTGCAGTGTACTATTTTGGTGGTACACGTAAAACCGCCTATATCAACCTATTATAAACTATTATTCTATGATTGAGGTAAATAACATTTTCTTTAAGTACCCTGGCGCTAAGCAGCCAGTTTTCGATGATTTTAGCCTAAAACTGGAATCCAACCAAATCTATGGCCTATTGGGCAAGAATGGTACAGGCAAGTCCACTCTGCTCTATCTGATTGCCGGTTTGTTGCGTGCCCAAAAGGGTAGTGTGCGTATGGATGGCATTGAAACTTGGCGCCGAGATGCCGACGTGTTGAAAGATGTGTTCCTTGTTCCTGAAGAGTTCGACTTACCCTCTATGTCGCTCAGCAAGTATCTTGAGTATAACGCACCATTCTATCCCAACTTTAGCAGGCAGATTCTTGAAGCTTGTTTGCGTGACTTTGAACTGGATACTGAGCTGAACCTGAAAGTTCTCTCCATGGGACAGAAGAAAAAAGTATTCATGTCCTTCGCCTTGGCCACTAATACAAAGTATTTGCTGATGGACGAACCAACCAACGGCCTCGATATCCCTTCAAAGTCGCAATTCCGTAAGGTAGTTGCCCAGAACATGAGCGATGAGCGTACCATTATTATTTCTACCCATCAGGTGCACGATATTGAATCACTTCTTGATCACATTCTGATGCTAAACCAGCACGAGCTGTTGCTCAACGATTCGGTAACCGGTATTATGGAGAAATATGTGTTTGAGTATCGCCGTCAAGATCAGATGGAGGGTGTCATCTATGCTGAACCTACCCTGCAGGGCAATGCGGTGATTGCCCGTCGTCAGGTAGGTGACGATGAGACACAAGTGAATCTGGAACTATTGTTTAATGCTGTAACGAAAGGATTAGTAAAATGAAGAATTTTAATATGAAACGTTTCGGCTATGTGCTGAAACTCGACTTTGCTCAGGGTTATAAGTCTATATTATGGGGCTCGCTCCGCATGTTATTACTCTACCTGTTCCTTTTCTGGTTTGCCCACAAGACAAGTGGTGGCACCTACGATTATTACAATCTTGAAGGGTTTCTGAGGAGAGTTATTCAAACAGCCGCAGGTTTTTGTGATTTTTCCTTGTCCATCTTTTTCTTGGTTGTTGTAAGCATGATGTTTCGTGCTGAACAGAAGAAAGAAAACCGTGTTGTTTTGCTGATGCTTCCGGCTTCAAATCTTGAAAAATTTGTTTCGCGTTGGCTTTACGTGTTGGCCTACTCTGTCATAGGTGGTGTGGGTATGTTCTTTGTGGCCGATGCTCTCCACATGCTATATCTTTGGGCCACCGATTCAATTGTAATGTCGGCATCGCCAGTATTTTTAGACTATATCGTACCCGATCGCAAGACATTAACAGTCATCAACGTATATGTTGCCACAATCAGCGTATATACATTCTTCCTGCTGGGAGGAATATTCTTCAAGCGCAACAATTTCCTTATTTGTGCCACTTTGTTTGTGGTATTTATAACTGTTTTGGTGTTTAACACAATCAATATGCCCGTTTATCAGTCATCCCAACATTTTGGCACCACCTATATACACACCATTATTCATCTGTGCCTTATAGCCCTATTCACTTGGCTGAGCTATAGGCTATTCTGCCGTTGGCAAGTAGTAACCCATAAATATGCAAACATATGATTTTTACAAACGATAAAGCAATCTACTTACAAATGGCCGACCGACTGTGCGACGAGATACTTTCCGGCACCTATCAGGACGACGAACGCATCCCCTCGGTCCGTGAGTATGCCGTACTCTTAGAGGTGAACACCAATACGGCGGTAAAGGCCTACGACGAGTTGGCTCGCGCAAATATCATCTACAACAAGCGTGGTCTCGGCTATTTTGTTATGAAAGGGGCAAAGAAGCAAATTCTGAAAGAGCGCAAAAAAGAGTTCGTGAAAGAGCGACTTCCTGAACTCTTCCGGCAGATGCAGTTGCTTGACATCACTATTGATGATGTTGTTGAGGCTTACAACAATCAGTAGCGTTATTGCCAAAAAACAGA
The sequence above is a segment of the Prevotella sp. E9-3 genome. Coding sequences within it:
- a CDS encoding TonB-dependent receptor domain-containing protein; the protein is MEINRLICFCVLGSSLTGYAQNMDSLSYGNQQLHEVQVVAKSKARQLQQQAYALSVVDLAKVHTTNPTLSKVLNQVTSVRVREDGGMGSNYSFSMNGFSGNQVKFFLDGMPMDHFGSSFSLASISASLADRIEVYKGVLPVSLGTDALGGAVNIVSRVNANYLDASYSMGSFGTHRVSLDGAYTDCASGFTVRTNAFFNYSDNDYKVDAPIVDLSTGLTIGQQRVRRFNDRYHSMGLRFETGLVNKSWADYLLFGVIASENRKQIQTGATMDAVYGDVKQHSYSLIPSLRYKKTDLFTPGMDLSLFATYNMVNDYNTDTAQVRYNWSGEQAVSNSRGEGYLTDATIHNREWQAMANLNYVIDRYQSLTLNHVFTTLRHRQDDAEHPEYPLNNVAQKLTKNITGLGYQVRVGRWTANVFGKYYQMHSSTHKLLDQFLATERYEQVSADKRQLGYGAATTYFLLPGLQAKLSFEQTYRMPEALELFGDGFLQKSNTDLRPESSKNLNAGLLFDHRFGLHHVMAEANYIYRYTKDFIYKGISLTNNPTTAYENIGKAITHGIETSVQYDYSKTAHAGFNLTWQDIKDRQKTDEATNSYVSNGITENLTYGQRMPNIPYFFVNGDLSWNFHNLLARGNTLTLAYDCHYVYKYYLSFPGLGRPDSKKYIPTQFSHNASITYLMAGGKYSIGMECNNLSNEALYDNYRLQKPGRSVAMKFRLYLSKM
- a CDS encoding DUF4374 domain-containing protein codes for the protein MKHFIYICIVIAALGPLLASCDSDMGSTEVPYQPYVMALGITANNTTTYYVVNTADLMRTEGTINALGNGIEQTGYRDYQQAGQTVFSIGGMGVTSATGVQRDADGFIQERGRFVFNDTPIGFCQVDDHHMAALELPTSTSKGGRLTFYTVDINTLELTNKVTTTPVAPMDTHDWPYVTGMEYAGGHLYVSYEPMNPNTFASDYADTAFVAVYSYPDCQFRGLIKDVRFGNIGSWNAFNGLQKDEHGDLYAMSNTSMANGFSQSPTHCGFLRIKAGQLQFDPTYAFDFEALTGQKVAHWLYLGGGKAFAEVTTRLDAPAWSDADLKCCIIDLVNKTSTDVAGIPVHNGNGGRRFACFSENGFVYTPIATADGVYIYRTDIATAKAQRGARVEASFVAGVFRVE
- a CDS encoding ATP-binding cassette domain-containing protein → MIEVNNIFFKYPGAKQPVFDDFSLKLESNQIYGLLGKNGTGKSTLLYLIAGLLRAQKGSVRMDGIETWRRDADVLKDVFLVPEEFDLPSMSLSKYLEYNAPFYPNFSRQILEACLRDFELDTELNLKVLSMGQKKKVFMSFALATNTKYLLMDEPTNGLDIPSKSQFRKVVAQNMSDERTIIISTHQVHDIESLLDHILMLNQHELLLNDSVTGIMEKYVFEYRRQDQMEGVIYAEPTLQGNAVIARRQVGDDETQVNLELLFNAVTKGLVK
- a CDS encoding GntR family transcriptional regulator, yielding MIFTNDKAIYLQMADRLCDEILSGTYQDDERIPSVREYAVLLEVNTNTAVKAYDELARANIIYNKRGLGYFVMKGAKKQILKERKKEFVKERLPELFRQMQLLDITIDDVVEAYNNQ